One Nocardia iowensis DNA window includes the following coding sequences:
- a CDS encoding enediyne biosynthesis protein — MSEKDKPEPGAANGQPDSSPPPVEASGSAGNGSADGKIDADGTAKAPLEPNGSADAKPNGDGHAGNAVERIAALQRSGTEFAKEWVETPAPAKDKRYLALRNFAISITIFNLIGFPLLGFEQPFLWPFIALATAYSVEIGLEVLAAWAYHRAPAFMGRGPRGMFEFLLPAHITGLAFNFLTFAHDRIWPVIFGVTVAVGAKWVLRAKINGKMRHFMNPSNFGIVVAILVFPMIAVAPPYHFVENISGAADALIIMVLLFTGTMLNAKLTMKMPLIMAWVAAFVLQAVVRGLIEPNVSVLPSLAVGTGLAFVLFTNYMVTDPGTTPMGKKHQIMFGASVGIMYGVVTALHISYGLFFALVIVCGARGMYWWARGIAEWWQQRSVAPSVPAEPVLVGAPARPAASAPAKEAARP; from the coding sequence ATGAGCGAGAAGGACAAGCCAGAACCTGGCGCGGCCAACGGTCAACCCGACTCATCGCCACCGCCCGTCGAAGCCAGCGGCAGCGCCGGAAACGGCAGTGCCGACGGCAAAATCGACGCCGACGGCACAGCGAAGGCGCCCCTCGAACCGAACGGCAGTGCCGACGCCAAGCCGAACGGCGACGGGCATGCGGGCAATGCCGTGGAACGCATCGCCGCCCTGCAGCGTTCCGGAACCGAGTTCGCGAAGGAGTGGGTGGAGACGCCCGCGCCGGCCAAAGACAAGCGCTACCTGGCACTGCGCAACTTCGCGATCTCCATCACCATCTTCAACCTCATCGGCTTCCCGCTCCTCGGCTTCGAGCAGCCGTTCCTGTGGCCGTTCATTGCGCTGGCCACCGCGTACAGCGTGGAGATCGGGCTGGAAGTGCTTGCGGCGTGGGCATACCACCGGGCCCCCGCCTTCATGGGCCGTGGGCCGCGCGGGATGTTCGAGTTCTTGCTGCCTGCCCACATCACCGGTCTGGCGTTCAACTTCTTGACCTTCGCGCACGATCGGATATGGCCGGTCATCTTCGGCGTCACGGTCGCGGTCGGCGCGAAATGGGTGCTCCGGGCCAAGATCAACGGCAAGATGCGGCACTTCATGAACCCGTCGAACTTCGGGATCGTGGTGGCCATCCTGGTCTTCCCGATGATCGCCGTCGCGCCGCCGTATCACTTCGTCGAGAACATCTCGGGTGCGGCGGACGCGCTCATCATTATGGTGCTGCTGTTCACCGGCACCATGTTGAACGCCAAGCTGACGATGAAGATGCCGCTGATCATGGCGTGGGTCGCGGCCTTCGTGTTGCAGGCGGTGGTGCGCGGACTGATCGAACCGAACGTCTCGGTCCTTCCCTCGCTCGCCGTCGGGACCGGTCTTGCGTTCGTCCTGTTCACCAACTACATGGTCACCGACCCCGGCACGACGCCGATGGGCAAGAAGCACCAGATCATGTTCGGGGCCTCGGTCGGCATCATGTACGGCGTCGTCACCGCGCTGCACATCTCCTACGGCCTGTTCTTCGCGCTGGTCATCGTCTGCGGCGCACGCGGAATGTATTGGTGGGCACGCGGAATCGCCGAATGGTGGCAGCAGCGTTCGGTGGCGCCCAGCGTGCCGGCCGAGCCCGTCCTCGTCGGCGCACCGGCCCGACCCGCGGCGTCCGCACCGGCGAAGGAGGCGGCACGCCCATGA
- a CDS encoding MFS transporter, whose product MGNATEWFDYGVYAATATYLTDAFFPGELGTLGTMLGFAVSFVLRPLGGMVWGPLGDRIGRKAVLATTILLMAAATGAIGLLPTHSSVGVFAPILLIALRVVQGFSTGGEYGGAATYLAECASDKKRGFLGSFLEFGTLAGFVGGSATVLACQLVLGSDAMHSWGWRIPFLIAVPLGLTGWYLRSRLTESPVFTEVAHEKHPPGGLRELVTTYRRETLTLAGLVVALNVVNYTLLTYQPTYLQNTIGMGESDTTAMMLIGQTVMMLVLPFFGRLSDHVGRRPLWLFSLIGLAVLAVPMYWLMGRGTVWAITGFVVLGLLYIPQLATISSTFPAIFPTHVRYAGFALAYNVSTAIFGGTAPLVNEAVIDATGWSLFPPVYMIGASLIGLVAWCFLRETAGTSLRGTEVPDAGDSLTPAALIPAKAAIAP is encoded by the coding sequence ATGGGCAACGCCACCGAATGGTTCGACTACGGCGTCTATGCCGCGACGGCCACCTATCTGACCGACGCTTTCTTCCCCGGTGAGCTCGGCACGCTCGGCACCATGCTCGGTTTCGCCGTTTCATTCGTGCTTCGCCCGCTCGGCGGCATGGTGTGGGGACCGCTCGGCGACCGGATCGGCCGAAAGGCCGTGCTGGCCACCACGATTCTGCTGATGGCCGCGGCTACCGGCGCCATCGGTCTGCTGCCGACCCACAGCTCGGTCGGCGTGTTCGCGCCGATTCTGCTCATCGCCCTTCGGGTTGTGCAGGGATTTTCGACGGGTGGTGAATACGGCGGCGCCGCAACATATTTGGCCGAATGTGCCAGCGACAAGAAACGTGGCTTCCTAGGCAGCTTCCTCGAATTCGGCACGCTCGCCGGATTCGTCGGCGGTTCGGCGACGGTGCTCGCCTGCCAGCTCGTGCTCGGCTCGGACGCGATGCACAGCTGGGGTTGGCGGATCCCGTTCCTGATCGCGGTCCCGCTCGGGCTCACCGGCTGGTATCTGCGCTCGCGCCTCACCGAAAGCCCGGTATTCACCGAAGTCGCCCACGAAAAGCATCCGCCCGGCGGTCTGCGCGAGTTGGTGACCACTTATCGCCGGGAAACGCTCACATTGGCGGGACTGGTTGTCGCGCTCAACGTCGTCAACTACACGCTGCTCACCTATCAGCCGACCTATCTGCAGAACACCATCGGCATGGGCGAGTCGGACACCACCGCGATGATGTTGATCGGCCAGACGGTGATGATGCTGGTGCTGCCGTTCTTCGGGCGTCTGTCCGACCACGTCGGGCGCCGCCCCTTGTGGCTGTTCTCGCTGATCGGCCTCGCGGTGCTGGCAGTCCCGATGTATTGGCTGATGGGGCGGGGAACCGTGTGGGCCATCACCGGCTTCGTCGTTCTCGGTCTGCTGTACATCCCCCAGCTGGCGACCATTAGTTCGACCTTCCCCGCGATCTTCCCGACCCACGTCCGCTACGCGGGCTTCGCGCTGGCCTACAACGTCTCGACGGCGATTTTCGGTGGCACCGCGCCGCTGGTCAACGAGGCGGTCATCGACGCGACCGGCTGGTCGCTCTTTCCACCCGTCTACATGATCGGTGCCAGCCTGATCGGCCTGGTCGCTTGGTGCTTCCTCCGGGAGACCGCTGGAACGTCACTACGCGGCACCGAGGTGCCCGACGCGGGCGATTCGCTGACACCGGCTGCCCTCATCCCCGCCAAGGCGGCCATAGCGCCATAG
- a CDS encoding SDR family NAD(P)-dependent oxidoreductase, with the protein MTGRNGTRWSGKHVIVTGGSEGIGAAVAAAFARRGAQVSVIARRKVALRDTAMRIGGDWAVADVTRRDQLASAIAELEGKHGPCAVIACCAGLTLPGRFLEIDADEFEVQMAANYLGAVHAVRAVLPGMVERSSGNVLLVSSTSAFLGIVGYSSYGPTKASIRQLALCLRYEAEPAGVGVTVIYPADTDTPGLARENVRKPAETKAITGSIEPMSAERVAEAAVRGIERGRHHIALDPLTRFFLAWANLPEDMARPFMRRTIAKARTML; encoded by the coding sequence ATGACCGGTCGCAACGGCACGCGGTGGTCCGGTAAGCACGTCATCGTGACCGGCGGATCGGAGGGCATCGGCGCGGCGGTGGCGGCCGCGTTCGCCCGGCGTGGCGCGCAGGTGTCGGTCATCGCGCGCCGCAAGGTCGCGCTGCGCGACACCGCGATGCGCATCGGCGGCGACTGGGCCGTCGCCGATGTCACCCGCCGGGACCAACTCGCCTCGGCCATCGCCGAATTGGAGGGCAAGCACGGTCCGTGCGCGGTGATCGCCTGCTGCGCCGGACTCACCCTGCCCGGCCGGTTCCTCGAGATCGACGCGGACGAATTCGAGGTGCAGATGGCGGCGAACTATCTCGGCGCGGTGCACGCGGTGCGGGCGGTGCTGCCCGGAATGGTCGAAAGGTCCAGCGGCAACGTACTTCTCGTCAGTTCGACCTCGGCCTTCCTCGGCATCGTCGGGTACAGCAGTTACGGGCCGACCAAAGCGAGTATTCGGCAGCTCGCGCTGTGCCTGCGGTACGAGGCCGAACCCGCGGGCGTGGGGGTGACGGTCATCTACCCGGCCGACACCGACACACCGGGACTGGCCAGGGAGAATGTTCGTAAACCGGCGGAGACCAAGGCGATTACCGGCTCGATCGAACCGATGTCGGCCGAGCGGGTCGCCGAGGCCGCGGTGCGTGGGATCGAACGCGGGCGCCATCACATCGCGCTGGATCCGCTGACCCGGTTCTTCCTGGCATGGGCGAATCTGCCGGAGGACATGGCGCGTCCGTTCATGCGGCGCACCATCGCCAAGGCACGCACCATGCTCTGA
- a CDS encoding DoxX family protein, with protein sequence MAPLVVLAVITATARLIGWLVGPGWLDSWPHAIALGLAAMFVLTASAHFLSPRREALVAMVPPQLPNPAALVALTGVLELAGAVGLLIPATSTIAAAALIAMMVAMFPANIRAAKADIGIKTMPLPLRALVQLIFIGALGVVLFG encoded by the coding sequence ATGGCACCGCTGGTTGTCCTCGCCGTCATCACCGCAACAGCTCGGCTCATCGGCTGGCTGGTCGGCCCCGGGTGGCTAGATTCATGGCCGCACGCCATCGCACTCGGCCTCGCGGCCATGTTCGTCCTGACCGCGAGCGCGCACTTCCTTTCGCCGCGCCGCGAGGCCCTGGTGGCAATGGTCCCGCCGCAGCTGCCCAACCCGGCGGCGCTGGTCGCCCTCACCGGCGTCCTCGAACTCGCGGGCGCGGTCGGCCTGCTGATCCCCGCAACGTCCACCATCGCGGCCGCCGCGCTGATCGCGATGATGGTCGCCATGTTCCCGGCCAACATTCGCGCGGCGAAGGCGGATATCGGCATCAAGACCATGCCGCTGCCGCTGCGCGCCCTGGTCCAGCTGATCTTCATCGGGGCCCTTGGCGTCGTCCTCTTCGGCTGA
- a CDS encoding tetratricopeptide repeat protein, translating into MTIAEELLTADPANNTYRRDVLVPCNKLGNLALAAADYDAADRFFRRGLALAEELVEADQSQGGYRRDLSISYDRLGALALARGDGNEALRLHLRALDVAEELAAADPAHLSDVWFCCDTAGRTALANGDTTEATRLARRALAVAEELVAAEPADLDYRRRLSVSYDNLGDIARRSGDVAEADRLFQHALSVALALVEAEPGNLRYQRDLSVTYDKLGNLARDRVAYDEAIQYYRRSVAITEGLMAAEPSNPGHRRDLLVTLTSWGNVASARGDSTEAEQRYNRGLTLAEQLVEAEPSNHGYRRDQAVIYTKLGDIACAHGDFVEANRLSQHALAIDMSLVEAEPGNPRYRLDLSFTYDKLGDIACRTGAYDVAADHYRLAMGIIEGLIAADPADLGYRRDLLVSCEKLGGLARAIGDAAEAGRHYQRGLQLAEDLVRADPSNPRHHRDLSLLYERLGDLANGHR; encoded by the coding sequence ATGACTATCGCCGAAGAGCTGCTCACCGCGGATCCGGCCAACAACACCTACCGGCGGGATGTCCTGGTCCCCTGCAACAAGCTGGGAAATCTGGCTCTCGCCGCAGCCGACTACGACGCGGCCGACCGCTTCTTCCGGCGGGGGCTGGCACTTGCCGAGGAACTGGTCGAAGCCGACCAATCACAAGGCGGATACCGTCGCGACCTCTCCATCTCCTACGACAGGCTGGGCGCCCTTGCCCTGGCCCGTGGCGACGGCAATGAAGCACTGCGCCTGCATCTTCGAGCCCTCGACGTCGCCGAAGAACTCGCCGCGGCCGACCCCGCCCACCTCAGCGATGTCTGGTTCTGCTGCGATACAGCGGGCCGCACCGCGCTCGCCAACGGCGATACCACCGAGGCAACCCGACTCGCCCGCCGGGCACTGGCCGTCGCCGAAGAGCTCGTCGCGGCCGAACCCGCTGATCTCGACTACCGCCGGCGACTTTCAGTTTCGTACGACAACCTCGGCGACATCGCTCGACGCAGCGGAGACGTCGCGGAGGCGGACCGCTTGTTCCAGCACGCCCTGTCCGTCGCCTTAGCATTGGTCGAGGCCGAACCCGGCAACCTCCGGTACCAGCGCGACCTGTCCGTCACCTACGACAAACTCGGCAATCTCGCACGCGACCGCGTCGCCTACGACGAAGCCATCCAGTACTACCGGCGCTCGGTCGCCATCACCGAGGGACTGATGGCGGCCGAGCCGAGCAATCCCGGTCATCGACGCGACTTGCTGGTCACCCTCACGTCATGGGGCAACGTCGCCTCGGCCCGAGGCGACTCGACGGAAGCGGAGCAACGCTACAACCGCGGGCTCACCCTTGCCGAACAACTGGTCGAGGCCGAACCGTCGAACCACGGCTACCGCCGCGACCAGGCAGTCATTTACACCAAGCTGGGCGATATAGCCTGCGCCCACGGCGATTTCGTCGAGGCGAACCGACTGTCCCAACACGCGCTGGCGATCGATATGAGTCTGGTGGAGGCCGAACCCGGCAATCCCAGGTACCGCCTCGACCTGTCCTTCACCTACGACAAGCTGGGCGACATCGCTTGCCGCACCGGCGCGTATGACGTGGCAGCCGACCACTACCGGCTCGCCATGGGCATCATCGAAGGACTGATCGCCGCCGATCCCGCCGACCTCGGATACCGTCGCGATCTCCTCGTCTCGTGCGAAAAACTGGGTGGTCTCGCACGCGCCATCGGAGACGCAGCCGAAGCGGGCCGCCACTACCAGCGCGGCCTACAACTGGCCGAAGACCTGGTCCGCGCGGATCCCTCGAATCCACGCCACCACCGCGATCTCTCCCTCCTGTACGAGCGCCTGGGCGACCTCGCCAACGGCCACCGCTAG
- a CDS encoding helix-turn-helix transcriptional regulator, producing the protein MSPTSAKARAAGDDDATRRGIERVEQIASGAVDLLPEPVEAIADPVELPRRGGLALLTPTVTRRLITELAHRGHPRPELARRLGELTERERDTLRQLARGLSNVEVAAAMMVSEHTVKTHVSSVLTKLGLRDRVQAVVFAYEAGLVTPGGLAETG; encoded by the coding sequence GTGAGCCCTACCAGTGCGAAAGCCCGGGCCGCGGGTGATGACGACGCGACCCGACGTGGAATCGAGCGCGTCGAGCAAATCGCTTCCGGCGCGGTCGATCTCCTACCCGAACCCGTCGAGGCGATCGCCGACCCGGTCGAGCTGCCACGGCGCGGCGGGCTGGCCTTGCTCACGCCGACGGTGACCCGGCGCCTGATCACCGAACTCGCGCACCGCGGCCACCCGCGACCAGAGCTGGCACGCCGCCTCGGCGAGTTGACCGAGCGGGAGCGAGACACATTGCGCCAGCTCGCCCGTGGACTCTCGAACGTCGAGGTCGCCGCGGCCATGATGGTCAGTGAACACACGGTGAAGACCCACGTCAGTTCGGTGCTGACGAAGCTCGGCCTGCGCGATCGGGTGCAGGCGGTGGTGTTCGCCTACGAGGCAGGCTTGGTGACACCCGGCGGCCTCGCTGAAACCGGTTGA
- a CDS encoding DUF1702 family protein, which translates to MPSPLGPLRAALFVPSPASVRRVMQGFEQSNPTAALELEQVTMHLVGGIDKAVRSSDNAELVAALAQVPVKYRGFAYEGAAVGLTAIDSLSPGHRAADLMVGPESKIHDLTMVVGVGLALAKIPKPRWKKLFPQHPLYRWLAVDGYGFYKAFFQKRRYVDNQHVDTRYPRWMGDRANLQRIADHGLGRALWFIGGGNPVRVAELVGGFAEHRRADLWSGVGIAVTFAGGVEPADLAQVWELAGQYRPRLALGCAMVTKIRQQTNSTNEHSEAAAQAFCGHSVAETDALIDNSLKGLPEDGSSTTYLLWRDRIAEIVAASRT; encoded by the coding sequence ATGCCTTCACCTTTGGGGCCGCTGCGCGCGGCCTTGTTCGTCCCGAGCCCGGCCAGCGTGCGAAGGGTCATGCAGGGATTCGAACAGTCGAATCCGACCGCCGCACTGGAGCTGGAGCAGGTGACCATGCACCTGGTCGGCGGCATCGACAAGGCGGTGCGCAGTTCCGACAACGCCGAGTTGGTCGCCGCGCTGGCGCAGGTGCCGGTGAAGTACCGCGGCTTCGCCTATGAAGGCGCCGCCGTCGGTCTCACCGCCATCGATTCGCTGTCGCCGGGCCATCGGGCCGCCGATCTGATGGTCGGACCCGAGTCCAAGATCCACGACCTGACCATGGTCGTCGGAGTGGGGCTCGCGCTCGCGAAGATCCCGAAGCCCCGATGGAAGAAGCTTTTTCCGCAACACCCGCTGTACCGCTGGCTCGCGGTCGACGGATACGGCTTCTACAAGGCGTTCTTCCAGAAACGGCGCTACGTGGACAACCAGCACGTCGACACCCGTTACCCGCGCTGGATGGGCGACCGCGCCAACCTGCAGCGCATCGCGGATCACGGCTTGGGCCGGGCGCTGTGGTTCATCGGTGGTGGCAATCCGGTGCGGGTGGCCGAACTCGTCGGCGGGTTCGCCGAGCACCGGCGCGCCGACCTGTGGAGCGGTGTCGGCATCGCGGTGACCTTCGCCGGCGGCGTGGAACCCGCTGATCTGGCGCAAGTCTGGGAGCTGGCCGGGCAGTACCGGCCGCGGCTCGCGCTGGGTTGCGCGATGGTGACCAAGATCCGGCAGCAGACCAACAGCACCAATGAGCACAGCGAGGCGGCCGCCCAGGCCTTCTGCGGGCACTCGGTCGCGGAAACCGATGCGCTCATCGACAATTCGCTGAAGGGATTGCCCGAGGACGGTTCGTCGACGACCTATCTGCTGTGGCGTGATCGGATCGCCGAGATCGTCGCCGCGAGCCGGACCTGA
- a CDS encoding SDR family oxidoreductase — protein sequence MTATILVTGGTGTLGRHVVPLLVNAGAKLRLLSRKTHESADGIEYVTGDLLTGAGVAAAVDGVEVVLHLAGGPKGDDVATQHLVDAAARAGVRHLVFISVIAADKIPLGYYKNKTAAERIVAASGVPWTILRAAQFHDLALTVLRTLAKLPVIPIPRGVRFQPVDSRDVAARLVELTLAEPAGLVPNLAGPKVYEFGDVVRDYLRASGKRRLLIPVRWPGKTGKLYRAGANLTFDNTQQGRRTWEEFLAERQG from the coding sequence ATGACTGCGACGATTTTGGTCACCGGTGGTACCGGCACACTGGGGCGGCATGTGGTGCCGCTGCTGGTGAATGCCGGGGCGAAGCTGCGGCTGTTGAGCAGGAAGACGCACGAGTCGGCGGACGGCATCGAGTACGTGACGGGTGATCTGCTGACGGGTGCGGGGGTGGCGGCGGCGGTCGACGGGGTCGAGGTCGTGCTGCACCTCGCGGGCGGCCCGAAGGGTGACGATGTGGCGACCCAGCATCTGGTGGACGCGGCGGCGCGGGCCGGGGTGCGGCACCTCGTCTTCATCTCGGTGATCGCGGCGGACAAGATTCCGCTCGGCTACTACAAGAACAAGACGGCCGCGGAACGGATCGTCGCCGCATCGGGTGTGCCGTGGACGATCCTGCGGGCCGCCCAATTCCACGATCTGGCCTTGACGGTACTGCGCACGCTGGCGAAGCTGCCGGTGATCCCGATTCCGCGCGGGGTCCGGTTCCAGCCGGTCGATTCGCGCGACGTCGCGGCTCGGCTGGTGGAGTTGACGCTGGCCGAGCCTGCCGGGCTGGTGCCGAACCTGGCCGGGCCGAAGGTGTACGAGTTCGGCGATGTAGTCCGCGACTACCTCCGGGCGAGTGGCAAACGGCGACTGCTGATACCGGTGCGCTGGCCGGGAAAGACAGGCAAGCTGTACCGCGCGGGCGCGAATCTGACCTTCGACAACACCCAGCAGGGGCGGCGAACCTGGGAGGAGTTCCTGGCCGAACGGCAAGGCTGA
- a CDS encoding flavin reductase family protein, giving the protein MTSSAELRRVLGAFTTGVTVITTGWPRPHGMTANAFTSVSLDPPLILVCVAHTARLHRSIQEAGAFAISVLSAQQEPIARYFADSSRPDGTAQFRQVEWYEGPNTAAPMLARTVAGLECKLDTIHDCGDHSIVIGEVVHAERDPALAAAGALAFYDGGYRPFIP; this is encoded by the coding sequence ATGACCAGCAGCGCCGAGCTGCGCCGCGTGCTCGGCGCGTTCACCACCGGAGTCACGGTGATCACCACCGGATGGCCACGGCCGCACGGGATGACCGCCAACGCGTTCACCTCCGTCTCGCTGGATCCGCCGCTGATCCTGGTCTGTGTAGCGCACACCGCCAGGTTGCATCGGTCGATCCAGGAGGCGGGCGCGTTCGCGATCTCGGTGCTCTCGGCACAGCAGGAGCCGATCGCGCGCTACTTCGCCGACTCCTCCAGGCCCGATGGCACCGCCCAATTCCGGCAGGTGGAGTGGTACGAGGGCCCGAACACCGCCGCGCCGATGCTGGCGCGGACGGTGGCGGGCTTGGAATGCAAGCTCGACACGATCCACGACTGTGGCGACCACAGCATCGTCATCGGCGAGGTCGTGCACGCCGAACGCGACCCCGCGCTGGCCGCCGCGGGGGCGCTTGCCTTCTACGACGGCGGCTACCGCCCCTTCATCCCCTGA
- a CDS encoding TetR/AcrR family transcriptional regulator, with the protein MAKSGYHHGDLRATILAAAADQIATDGVDAVSLRELARRAGVSHAAPAHHFGDRAGVLTALATEGFELLAAELTEAGADFREVAVAYIRFARKHPGHFDVMFRHSLLRADDPRLHEARARSASALRSGVSVIHPADVERQQATQLAAWSLVHGFAALWREGALDNSSLAAGADPESLARRMLATVHFD; encoded by the coding sequence ATGGCGAAAAGCGGCTACCACCACGGCGATCTGCGGGCCACCATCCTGGCCGCGGCCGCCGACCAGATCGCGACCGACGGCGTCGACGCGGTGTCCCTGCGCGAGCTGGCCCGCCGGGCCGGCGTCTCGCACGCGGCCCCCGCACACCATTTCGGTGACCGTGCGGGGGTGCTGACCGCGCTGGCCACCGAGGGCTTCGAACTGCTCGCCGCCGAGTTGACCGAGGCCGGTGCCGACTTCCGCGAGGTCGCCGTCGCCTACATTCGATTCGCGCGGAAACACCCGGGGCACTTCGACGTAATGTTCCGGCACAGTCTGTTGCGCGCCGACGATCCACGCTTGCACGAGGCCCGCGCCCGGTCCGCGAGCGCCCTGCGCTCCGGCGTGTCCGTCATCCACCCCGCCGACGTCGAGCGACAGCAGGCCACCCAGCTGGCCGCCTGGTCGCTGGTGCACGGCTTCGCCGCGCTGTGGCGCGAAGGGGCGCTGGATAATTCGAGCCTGGCCGCGGGCGCCGACCCGGAGTCGCTTGCCCGCCGTATGCTCGCAACCGTGCACTTCGACTGA